The window AGCTTGCCCGAGGCGTCCGGCATCTTCACGAAGAAGTGATGCTCATGGATCTTGTCGGTCATGCGGATGCGCTTGCGCAGGAACTTCAATACCGGGTTGTTCGCCAGGTCCGGCTCATCCTCATGCTTGCTGAACAGCATCTTCACACCACTGAACAGCAGGAAGGCGCCGAACACGTACATGATCCACTCGAATTCCTTCACCAGCGCGGCGCCCAGGCCGATCATCAGCGCGCGCATGACGATGGCGCCGAGGATGCCCCAGAACAGCACCTGGTGCTGGTAACGGCGGGGGATGCCGAAGAAGCCGAAGATCATCGCCATGACGAACACGTTGTCCATCGATAGCGATTGTTCGACGAGGAAACCGGTGTAGTACTCCACCGCGCTGGTGGCGCCGAACTCGTACCAGACCCAGCCACCGAAGGCCAGGCCGCAGGCGAAGTAGCCGGCGGAAAGCAGCAGGCTTTCGCGCACGCCGATCTCATGGTGATCGCGTTGCAGAACGCCCAGGTCGAGTACGAGCAGGAGAATCACGATGGCCAGGAAGGCCAGCCAGAACCAGGTAGCGGTTCCGAGGAATGGTTCGGTTAAAAAGGCGTGCAGAGCTGTCATTTGGCCCCTCCCTTAGTGTCGTTGTCGAAAAGTGACTCCGACATGGCGGTTGGCAACCGTCAGAGGGGCCCGGCGTCACTCCGGGAACATAGCAGAGCGATTGGTGCAGACAAGCGGAGGAACGTAACAAGTTCCTACATCCGCTCAGGCTGCGGCGATCGGCGCCAGCAAGAAGTCTGTACGCCGATCGCCGGAAGGGATCAGTAGACCCAGACCTCGACGCGACGATTCTTGACCCGCCCGTCATCGTCGTTGTTGGCCGCAACCGGCAAGGCATCGCCCATGCCGCTGATCTCGCGGAACATCACGCCATCCTTGGCCAACTCGCGGCGCACCGCCATGGCGCGAAGCTTGGAGAGCAGTTCGGCGCGCGCGGGGTCCTGCTTCGGATCGCCGAAGCCGACCAGCACCGCCTGCTTGTTCATCTTGCCGTTCTGCTGCAGGTAGGCCAGCAGGCGTTCCACGTCGCGCTGGGCCTTGTTGTCGAGGGTGGCGCTGCCCTCGCGGAAGCGGAAGTTCACCGACAGTCGCTGGGCATCGCGCGCCAGGCTCTGGTACGCCTGGGGCATACCGGCCCGCGGCGTCATCTTCACCGCTTGTACCCGCTGGCCGACGAAGCCGCTGCTGCTGACCAGGGCCTGGCCCTGGTCGCCCTGGGCGAACTGCAGCAGCGCATGGGCCCAGCGATTGCTCTCCTCGGGCTTCATATAGAGGAACAGGCGGCGCGACAGCGGATAGTCCTCGGTGGCGATCAGCGTGGTCGACGGCGGCATCGCCTGGGAGGCGCCGTCGGCGATGCGCAGCGCCTTGGCCTTGCGGATCGATGACAGACCGACGAAACCGATGCCCTGAGGATCGGCGCTGACCTGCTGGGACAACTGGTCGCTCGACTCGAAGCGCTGCGTACCGTTGGCCAGGGCCTTGCCGTGGCTGGTCAGCACCAGTTCCTTGAAGGTGTCGAAGGTCCCGGAGTTGTCATCGCGGGCGTAAAGATGGATCGCACCGCCGCGGCCGCCGAGCTCCTCCCAGGTCTTCACTTCGCCGGAGAAGATGCGCGCCAGGTTGTCGGTGGTCAGCTCGTCCAGGGCGTTCGCCGGGTTGACGATGATCGCCAGGCCGTCGATGCCGATCACTTGCTCGGCCTTGGCACTACGCAGGTTTCCCGAGGCCGAAAGGCCTGCCGCTTCCGCGTCCTTGATCGGTCGCGATGCAGCCGCCAGTTCTGCGCTGTTGTCCTTGAGGGCGACGAAGCCGGTGCTGGAGCCATGGGCCGCCAGGTCGACGATGGCTTCCTTGCCGTCGGCGCTGCGGCCGATGATGCGCTGCTCGTTTTCCGCCTTGCCCGGCTGGACGCTGACGTTGGCGTAGCCCTCGCTTTGCAGCAGGCCTTTCACCAGTTCCGGGAGCAGATGCGCGCCGATGGTGTTGGAGCCCTGTACGCGCAGTACTGGCTCCCCGGCATGGGACGAGGGCAGCGCGGCGAAGGCCTGCCAGGGGAACGCGTAGCAGATGAATCCGATGATGAGCCAGGCGATGGTCACGGGCCAGGCTTGGGCATCGCTGGCGCTCGGCTTGTACGACATTGAGCAACTTCCATTTCAGGCATCGATGGCGCGGCAGAATAAGTCGGAATCATTGCATCGATATGACGCTTGGCTGCATTGCAGAGCTGTTGCCGCGATCCTCGGACATGACTGATGAAATGCAGGAAGTTTCCGATTCCCGTTCCTTTGGAGCGCCGCTATACAGGCGTTCGTGTTGAGGTTCTGGAGATCGAGATGCGCGAGATCGTCGACTTTGCGTCGGTACTGATGAAGCTGGTCATCATCCTGACGCTGCTGATGATGGCCGGTTCGTTTGTCGTGCTGCCGGACAGGGCAGGTGGGTTCGTCCCGTCGATGCTCATGCTCATCGCGCCGTTGTTCGTGTTGGCGACGCTGCTGGATCTGGCGAGCCTCATTCGGAGCCGTTCAGTGGGCGGCTTTTTGTCGAAGCAATCTCGTCGCGGCTGATCCTGCAGCAGTGCTCATCGGGGTTGGGAAAATTCCTTGGACGCATCGGGGGAGCCTGATTACGCCGGTTCACCGACCAGGTGACACTTGCGCCGTTTCAACCTCCCCGCTGGAAGGAAACCATGACTCAAAACCGTTCGGCTCCCAGGCCACGCCCGGCCGGCCCCGGCCATGGCGTCAGGCTGATTCCGCTGGCTGTACACAACCCCGCCGTTACGTGTTGGGGCCGTCCCTGGCGTCGGCACGCGCTGAGTCTGCCGGCCCCGCGTGACACGACGTTCAAGGGACTCCGGCTGCCTGCGCAGTCTCTGCAGTCGTGGCTATCTCTACTGGCAAAGGCAGGTCTGTTGAGCAGGCGCCCGGCGCCCGCCATGCCCTCGATATGGCCGTCTGAGCCAGACGGGCCCCCGGCACTTTCCAGCCTGGGGTTCGAACTGTGCACGGACGTCACTCTCGATTTCGCCCAGGTGGCTCGTTTGTCCAGGCTGAGAAACGAAGCAGCGCAGTCGGCCCATTCCAGCGAGGAGCCGGATGTTTCCGGGCAGGGCCAGGCACTTCCCTCTGCGGATGTGGGAACGGAGGAGCCGCAGGCAGAGGTCGTTCTGCCGGCCCCGGTGGACCTGGACGATTTGCTTATGGAGTCGCGTGCTGCCAAGGCGGAGCCGGTTGGAAGTCTTCCTGTCGGACAGGCCGATTCGTCCGCCGTGGAAACTGCGCCGCTCGAACCGCAGGAGCCCACGGCGCCGGTGGCTGCTGGCGCGCAAACGGAAACGCCGGACGTCGTCGTGCAAGGCGCGGCGTTGGAGCAGGACCAGCAGATCGAGTCACCGAAGATCGAACCCACCGGGGCCGATCAGTCTCCGGACCCAGTCTCCAACCCTGACGAATTGAGCGTGTTCGAGTACCTCGAGGCGATGGTGTCGAGTTTGGAGACGGTGGGCCACTCAGCCGCGATTGGCGCAGCGCCAACGGCTGCCTCGGGCGAGCCGGCAGCGCACGTAGTGGAAACCCCCGAGGCGAAAAACAGCAACCTTGAAGCAGCGCTTCAGGGGACCTTGATCCAGAAGGAATCCGTAATGACCGAAATGCACGATGTGATGCCTGAAACCGATATGCCGGGGGCCTCTGTTCCGATCACCTCGGCGGAGTTGCAGGAGGTAGCGGCCGCCCTGAGCGTTCCCCAACTCGACGCTGATCCCGATGACGTTCTTTCCGATGTACAGAGCACGCTCAACTCGCTCGCCGGCATGGCTCAGGGGCTGAGTCAGCAGAAACAGGCGGCGGGGCGTCTGCAGGAGGAGCTGGACGAGCGGACCAACCAGTTGCAGGAGCGCGAGCGCCTGGCCAACGACAAGGAGGCGCGGCTGCTGCAACTGGAGAATCATCTCAAGGAAGCCAAGACCAACTTGGACCGCATGGCCGCCGAGAACAATCGTTTGCTGGCCGAGCGTAGCGAAGCGCTCAAGGAGCTGGCCCAGACGGTCGACCTGCGCGACAAGGCGACGCTCAAGCGCGCCGAGTCGATCCAGCTCGAACAACAGCGTATCGACGAGCAATTGGCCACCCTGCGCGCTCGTGCCAGCGAACTGGATGAGCGCGAAAGCTCCCTCAAGCGCAAGAGTGAGGAGCTGGGGATGCGGCTCAAGCAACTGCAGAGTGCGAAGGACAAGTTCAGCGCCATCGTCAAGAGTTTCAACGAGACGGTGCAGTTCAACAGCACCTTGTCCGCCATTTCCAAGAACGTAATCGAGTAGTTCCGGCGCAAGAGCGGGCATTGACCGTTCTTGCGCTGATGGGCATCGCACAGATGCACAGATGTTGCCCAGGACAAGGGATTGTTCGATGTCCTCCGGTTGCGTCCACCGACGCTCGCGGAATGTTCAACGGAACCCTGCGCGCTTGGCCTGTACGTCCGCGATTGGCGAAACGAGGTCTTCGCAACAAGGACCAACATGGCCCGAATCGTAATCATCGAACCGTCAAGGCGGGACTTCACGGCTATCCGCCGGCTGTTGCAGGCCAGCGGTCACCAGTGCGATCTGCATTTCAAACTGGGGCGGCAGGCGCTGAATCAATTGAAGGCTGGGGATTGCGATCTGCTGGTGGTGACGCTGGAACTACCGGATATCCACGGAATGGAGCTGCTCGCGACGCTTCGCCGTAACGGTCAGCTCGAAGCCGCAACGCCGGTGCTGGTGTGCTCCAGTCTCGACACTTCGCTGAATATTCAGCGTGCCATCCGCGGCGGTGTATCCGGCTTCCTGCGGATGGCCGATCGCCCGGCCTTGATCGGGCGCGCCATCGAGACCGTCCTGGCGGGAGGCACGATCTTTCCCGAGCACGCGCGATTACCGTTGGGCGATGATCCCAGGCTGAAAGCTTCGCTGGCGTTTTCCACCCATCTGGTGGCTGTGCTGCATGGCCTGCATCGAGGCGATTCGGTGTCGGCGCTGGCGGAGCTTCTCGAGTCGTCGGGAGCGAGCGTCGGGCAGCATAAAAGGCAACTGATGCGAAAGCTTTCCGCCAGCTCCCTGGATGAACTCTTCAGCATCTGCAAAGAGATCGGGCTGCTGTAGCGGCGTTCATCTGGCGCCGCAACGGCCGCTCTTTCCTGCCAGGGTGTTGGCACTGTTGCAGCCGGCGCTGTGAAGAGATTTGGCTGAAGAAACGACAAAGCCCGGCATCGCCGGGCCTTGTCGTTTGCGCGGATTACTTCAGTTGCAGCCAGATCGGTGCGTGGTCGGAGGGCTTCTCCATGCCACGGATTTCGTAGTCCACGCCCGTGTCGGCGATGCGACCGCGCAGGGCCTCGGAGGCGAGGATGACGTCAATGCGCAGGCCGCGCTTGGGCTCGTCCTCGAACCCGCGGCTGCGGTAGTCGAACCAGCTGAAGCGATCGGTCACCGCCGGGTTCTGCAGGCGGAAACTGTCCACCAGGCCCCAGCTCTTCAGGCGCGCCAACCACTCGCGCTCCTCGGGCAGGAAGCTGCACTTGCCGGTCTTCAGCCAGCGCTTGCGGTTCTCTTCGCCGATGCCGATGTCGCAGTCTTCCGGGGAGATATTGATATCGCCCATCACCACCAGCGGCTGGCTGGGTTGGAAGCGGGTTTCCAGCAGGTTCTGCAGGTCGGCGTAGAAGCGCTGCTTGGCAGGGAATTTCACCGGGTGCTCGCGGTTCTCGCCTTGCGGGAAGTAGCCGTTCATTACGGTGATCAGTTCGCCCTGGGCATCCTTGAAGGTGCCCCAGATGAAACGGCGCTGCGAATCTTCGCCATCGTTGGGGAAGCCGCGCTGTAGCTCCAGCGGCTCCTGGCGGGAGAGCAGGGCAACGCCGTAGTGGCCTTTCTGCCCGTGGTAATGCACGTGATAGCCGAGGGCTTCGACTTCCTCGCGCGGGAACTGGTCGTCCGCGACTTTGGTTTCCTGCAGGCCGATCACGTCCGGCTGATGGCGCTCGATGATGGCCTGCAGTTGATGGGGACGTGCGCGCAAGCCGTTGATATTGAAGGAGACGATTTTCATCCTGGACGTCCTGGCAAAAGAACGATGCTAGCCCATGGTGGCCGATTCTGGCGACCCTGGCACGCCGCTGCTAGTGTTTCGTGGCTGGAGCGCGAACCATAAGAAGACACCACAAGAAGAGGCGTCCGCATGCCTGATTCGATCGCCGAAGTGCGTCTGCTCGACAGCGGCTACAGCCGCGAAGTCCGCTCGTTGCTGTATCACGCTTATCGCCATGAACCGACTTTCGCCTATCTGTTCGAAGCCGACCGTCCCGGTTTCGACCAGCGCGTGCGCGCCACGGTGCGCGAGCTGACCAACCAGCATTTCCTCGAGGAACTGCCGGCCATAGGACTGTTACGCGACGACCGCCTGGTGGGCGTGGCCCTGATCGCGCCGCCCCAGCAACGCCTGGATATCACCGAGAGCTGGGCCTGGCGCATGCGCATGCTGCTCACTACCGGTTTTCGCTGTACCCGCCGTTACCTGGACTATCACGCCGCCGTGCTCGGCTGCCTGCCGCCGGGGCCTTACCACATCCTGCCGCTGATCGGCATTCATCCGGAGTTCCAGGGCAAGCACCTGGGCGAGCAACTGCTCGATGCGCTGCATGCCTGGTGCGCGGAGGAGGGTAGTTCCCAGGGGCTGGTGCTCGACACTGGGAATTCGCGCTACCTGGATTTCTACCGCCGCCACGGCTACGAGGAGCTGGGCGAGGTGGCCCTGGGTCCGATCCGGGAGCATGTGCTGTTCCATCCGAACCCGAGACCGGAAAGCCAACTGGCTAGCCAGGGCGGATAACGCTTTTGAGGGTTCAAGCGCTCTGGGAAACGGCTTGATCGTCATTTCCCGTGCTAGCATTCCGCGCCATGAGAGTTGTCCAAGGATTGCTTGGGCTGCTGTTGATGGCGTTCTGCTTGCAGAGAGCGCTGGCGGCTGAAGCCCATCTCGACGTTCGCATCACTCCCGCCACCCCTGCGCTCAAGGCCAATATCGAGGCCTATGTGGGCAGCCTTGGCGAGCGTGATCAGGCGGCATTGCGGCGCATGCGGCGCACCACCGAAGAGCAGGCGCTGAAAGCCGCCCAGGCGCTGGGCTATTACCAGGCGCGTATCCGCAGCCGTGTGCGCGACGGGCAACCGCCGACCCTGCGCCTGAACGTGACGCCGGGGGAGCCGGTGCACCTGCGCAACGTCACTATCCGGGTGGAGGGCCCGGCGGCCAAGCTCAAGAGCTTCCGGGTGCCCGGCGGCGACGCCCTCAAGCCTGGCGCGCAACTCAATCACGGCGCCTACGAGGATGCCAAGCGGCTG of the Pseudomonas sp. PSE14 genome contains:
- a CDS encoding TerC family protein; the encoded protein is MTALHAFLTEPFLGTATWFWLAFLAIVILLLVLDLGVLQRDHHEIGVRESLLLSAGYFACGLAFGGWVWYEFGATSAVEYYTGFLVEQSLSMDNVFVMAMIFGFFGIPRRYQHQVLFWGILGAIVMRALMIGLGAALVKEFEWIMYVFGAFLLFSGVKMLFSKHEDEPDLANNPVLKFLRKRIRMTDKIHEHHFFVKMPDASGKLVRYATPLFLALILIELADLVFAVDSVPAIFAITQDPFIVYTSNIFAILGLRALYFSLAAMIHRFVYLKYALALVLVFIGTKIFLHGFIGKVPAALSLGVTFGLLAGGILLSLIKTRRTSEQPLEIVSQERVHASTGGEDRGH
- a CDS encoding phosphate ABC transporter substrate-binding/OmpA family protein; the protein is MSYKPSASDAQAWPVTIAWLIIGFICYAFPWQAFAALPSSHAGEPVLRVQGSNTIGAHLLPELVKGLLQSEGYANVSVQPGKAENEQRIIGRSADGKEAIVDLAAHGSSTGFVALKDNSAELAAASRPIKDAEAAGLSASGNLRSAKAEQVIGIDGLAIIVNPANALDELTTDNLARIFSGEVKTWEELGGRGGAIHLYARDDNSGTFDTFKELVLTSHGKALANGTQRFESSDQLSQQVSADPQGIGFVGLSSIRKAKALRIADGASQAMPPSTTLIATEDYPLSRRLFLYMKPEESNRWAHALLQFAQGDQGQALVSSSGFVGQRVQAVKMTPRAGMPQAYQSLARDAQRLSVNFRFREGSATLDNKAQRDVERLLAYLQQNGKMNKQAVLVGFGDPKQDPARAELLSKLRAMAVRRELAKDGVMFREISGMGDALPVAANNDDDGRVKNRRVEVWVY
- a CDS encoding response regulator transcription factor yields the protein MARIVIIEPSRRDFTAIRRLLQASGHQCDLHFKLGRQALNQLKAGDCDLLVVTLELPDIHGMELLATLRRNGQLEAATPVLVCSSLDTSLNIQRAIRGGVSGFLRMADRPALIGRAIETVLAGGTIFPEHARLPLGDDPRLKASLAFSTHLVAVLHGLHRGDSVSALAELLESSGASVGQHKRQLMRKLSASSLDELFSICKEIGLL
- the xthA gene encoding exodeoxyribonuclease III; translation: MKIVSFNINGLRARPHQLQAIIERHQPDVIGLQETKVADDQFPREEVEALGYHVHYHGQKGHYGVALLSRQEPLELQRGFPNDGEDSQRRFIWGTFKDAQGELITVMNGYFPQGENREHPVKFPAKQRFYADLQNLLETRFQPSQPLVVMGDINISPEDCDIGIGEENRKRWLKTGKCSFLPEEREWLARLKSWGLVDSFRLQNPAVTDRFSWFDYRSRGFEDEPKRGLRIDVILASEALRGRIADTGVDYEIRGMEKPSDHAPIWLQLK
- a CDS encoding GNAT family N-acetyltransferase; this translates as MPDSIAEVRLLDSGYSREVRSLLYHAYRHEPTFAYLFEADRPGFDQRVRATVRELTNQHFLEELPAIGLLRDDRLVGVALIAPPQQRLDITESWAWRMRMLLTTGFRCTRRYLDYHAAVLGCLPPGPYHILPLIGIHPEFQGKHLGEQLLDALHAWCAEEGSSQGLVLDTGNSRYLDFYRRHGYEELGEVALGPIREHVLFHPNPRPESQLASQGG